Proteins co-encoded in one Aethina tumida isolate Nest 87 chromosome 7, icAetTumi1.1, whole genome shotgun sequence genomic window:
- the LOC109608953 gene encoding fasciclin-2 isoform X2 translates to MMGNMRWFVLCSAICVAFAQDNPSLEIQPNSVIKAIGTSLALTCRPKAEKPNLVTQLEWRDQNGRKIESIRSNPLYTSPLTGEPGILLIFASLTENQGGTYTCQANYASETIRAEVPVRTYVDIDFVDAPESQYPVVGTDYTVKCKVIGNPSPTIDWNKNGISIKTTDKYIVDNDQLLIRNVTEADDGVYKCTAVVVETGRIKTRDIKVEVQVPPKIEKIENLSVIEGVSAEVVCKAYGKPPPTYTWIKEKTRENLEVTDRFDVKKNEGKLIINRVEFNDDSMYKCTAENPAGRASETVKINVLVKPKIYELLNVTSPTGSETKLICKTQGRPPPKVLFKKVGSHQPFITGKQLLDNRITTQLETFDDKGEAFGILNIKNLNRSDDGLYECIAENTAGIAYKNGHITVEFMPNFDRFQTLPSVWSWNDRPGNLSCIPEAIPNATIVWKYNNIIVDRNNSNFQIIGNGPVSNLIVYPFNQARFFTQYECVATNKLGTNSTKIWLKQGFAPKEINQIRADKITATSITFSIVPPSLFDGLPIRTYTVRYKIAQELSWENAMNHTWSSNSPYILENLYPEATYHFTFAARNDVGMGPWRSIEAITMPRRSEPSEPKILVEDHNQNQQENAVNREDIYTISQYADHYELRWNVPNDNGDPIQHYLVRYCETNKINGEWRDSDCSEQFTQSVKYTSFELDHLKPDTVYKIELRAHNSIGDSSPAQIKIKTAQGRDPVIPVEKPAMSSGLIVGIVVVAVLVVVLVVDLTCFFVNRMGILACMCASKTKQHDDEDPKLSSLYSWRFPLPYCSYKAAPAHPSSLNLPQPIKLVPTPTDEREPLKSGEPERPTTVEYDGKHVYTKSGEIIGKHSAV, encoded by the exons ATGATGGGAAATATGAGGTGGTTCGTGTTGTGCTCTGCGATTTGTG TGGCGTTTGCCCAGGACAATCCATCGTTGGAAATCCAACCGAATTCAGTGATCAAAGCAATTGGTACCAGTTTGGCTCTGACGTGCAGACCGAAAGCCGAGAAGCCCAACCTGGTGACACAACTGGAATGGCGGGATCAAAATGGCAGAAAAATTGAGTCAATCAGGTCGAATCCCCTTTACACTTCG cCTCTAACCGGCGAGCCAGGGATTCTCCTAATCTTCGCCAGTCTGACGGAGAACCAGGGAGGCACTTACACTTGTCAGGCGAATTATGCTTCGGAAACGATTAGGGCAGAAGTTCCGGTCCGCACATATG ttgaTATTGATTTTGTGGACGCTCCGGAGTCCCAGTATCCAGTAGTTGGTACAGATTACACGGTAAAATGTAAAGTGATCGGTAACCCATCTCCAACAATTGACTGgaataaaaatggaataagTATAAAAACTACGGATAAATACATCGTGGACAACGATCAACTCCTGATCAGAAACGTAACTGAAGCAGACGATGGAGTGTACAAATGTACTGCTGTAGTTGTCGAAACTGGACGGATCAAAACAAGAGATATCAAG GTTGAGGTACAAGTGCcgccaaaaattgaaaaaatcgagAATCTCTCGGTAATAGAAGGTGTATCGGCTGAAGTCGTGTGCAAAGCTTATGGCAAACCGCCACCAACTTACACTTGGATCAAAGAGAAAACTCGCGAAAATCTCGAAGTAACCGACAGATTCGACGTGAAGAAGAACGAGGGCAAACTGATAATCAATCGAGTGGAATTCAACGACGACTCCATGTACAAGTGTACCGCCGAGAATCCCGCAGGCAGAGCAAgcgaaactgtaaaaataaatgttttggtCAAACCAAAAATTTACGAGCTCTTAAACGTGACTTCTCCGACTGGAAgcgaaacgaaattaatttgcaaAACTCAGGGTCGGCCACCACCGAAAGTTCTTTTCAAGAAAGTGGGCAGCCACCAACCATTTATCACAGGAAAGCAGTTGCTCGATAACCGAATTACAACGCAGCTGGAGACGTTCGATGACAAGGGGGAGGCTTTTGGAATTTTGAACATTAAGAATTTGAACAGATCAGATGATGGCTTATACGAATGTATTGCCGAGAATACAGCCGGAATCGCTTACAAAAATGGACATATCACTGTTGAATTTATGCCCAATTTCGACAGGTTCCAAACTCTGCCATCAGTTTGGAGCTGGAACGATCGACCCGGAAACTTATCTTGTATACCAGAAGCAATTCCAAATGCCACCATTGTTTGGAAATACAATAACATTATCGTCGACAGGAACAATTCTAATTTCCAGATTATAGGCAACGGTCCAGTTTCGAATTTGATTGTTTATCCATTTAACCAAGCTAGATTTTTCACTCAATACGAATGCGTTGCCACCAACAAACTTGGTACTAACTCGACAAAAATATGGTTGAAACAAGGTTTTGCTCCGAAGGAAATTAATCAGATCAGAGCTGATAAAATAACTGCGACATCTATTACCTTTAGCATCGTTCCTCCAAGCCTTTTCGACGGACTTCCCATCAGAACTTACACGGTTAGATACAAAATTGCGCAGGAGCTTTCCTGGGAAAATGCAATGAACCATACTTGGAGTAGTA ATTCACCGTACATTTTGGAGAATTTGTACCCTGAAGCAACCTATCACTTCACGTTTGCGGCAAGGAATGACGTCGGTATGGGTCCCTGGAGAAGCATTGAGGCAATTACGATGCCAAGAAGATCGGAACCATCGGAACCAAAAATTTTAGTTGAGGATCACAACCAGAACCAACAAGAAAATGCAGTAAATAGAGAAGACATCTACACCATTAGCCAATACGCTGATCATTATGAATTGAGATGGAACGTACCCAACGACAATGGGGATCCCATCCAACATTATCTTGTCAGATACTGCGAG aCGAACAAAATCAACGGTGAATGGAGGGACAGCGATTGTTCAGAGCAATTCACTCAATCAGTCAAGTACACCAGTTTTGAGTTGGACCACCTTAAACCGGACACAGTGTACAAAATCGAACTGAGGGCACACAATTCGATTGGTGACAGTTCGCCAGCAcaaatcaaaatcaaaacGGCACAAG GTCGCGATCCTGTGATTCCGGTGGAGAAACCAGCCATGAGCAGTGGTCTGATTGTGGGCATTGTCGTTGTGGCAGTACTAGTGGTGGTTCTTGTGGTCGATCTGACTTGTTTCTTCGTAAATAGGATGGGGATACTTGCCTGTATGTGTGCTTCTAAAACCAAACAACATGACGATGAGGATCCCAAACTTAGCAG TCTATACAGTTGGCGTTTTCCGCTGCCTTATTGCAGTTACAAAGCGGCACCGGCACATCCCAGCAGTCTCAACCTGCCCCAACCCATCAAACTGGTGCCCACACCCAC ggATGAAAGAGAACCCTTGAAGAGTGGTGAACCGGAGAGGCCAACAACAGTAGAATACGACGGAAAACACGTTTACACGAAATCTGGAGAAATAATAGGAAAGCATTCTGCTGTTTAA
- the LOC109608953 gene encoding fasciclin-2 isoform X1, with translation MRSPTFLLCLLAVCLTVAFAQDNPSLEIQPNSVIKAIGTSLALTCRPKAEKPNLVTQLEWRDQNGRKIESIRSNPLYTSPLTGEPGILLIFASLTENQGGTYTCQANYASETIRAEVPVRTYVDIDFVDAPESQYPVVGTDYTVKCKVIGNPSPTIDWNKNGISIKTTDKYIVDNDQLLIRNVTEADDGVYKCTAVVVETGRIKTRDIKVEVQVPPKIEKIENLSVIEGVSAEVVCKAYGKPPPTYTWIKEKTRENLEVTDRFDVKKNEGKLIINRVEFNDDSMYKCTAENPAGRASETVKINVLVKPKIYELLNVTSPTGSETKLICKTQGRPPPKVLFKKVGSHQPFITGKQLLDNRITTQLETFDDKGEAFGILNIKNLNRSDDGLYECIAENTAGIAYKNGHITVEFMPNFDRFQTLPSVWSWNDRPGNLSCIPEAIPNATIVWKYNNIIVDRNNSNFQIIGNGPVSNLIVYPFNQARFFTQYECVATNKLGTNSTKIWLKQGFAPKEINQIRADKITATSITFSIVPPSLFDGLPIRTYTVRYKIAQELSWENAMNHTWSSNSPYILENLYPEATYHFTFAARNDVGMGPWRSIEAITMPRRSEPSEPKILVEDHNQNQQENAVNREDIYTISQYADHYELRWNVPNDNGDPIQHYLVRYCETNKINGEWRDSDCSEQFTQSVKYTSFELDHLKPDTVYKIELRAHNSIGDSSPAQIKIKTAQGRDPVIPVEKPAMSSGLIVGIVVVAVLVVVLVVDLTCFFVNRMGILACMCASKTKQHDDEDPKLSSLYSWRFPLPYCSYKAAPAHPSSLNLPQPIKLVPTPTDEREPLKSGEPERPTTVEYDGKHVYTKSGEIIGKHSAV, from the exons TGGCGTTTGCCCAGGACAATCCATCGTTGGAAATCCAACCGAATTCAGTGATCAAAGCAATTGGTACCAGTTTGGCTCTGACGTGCAGACCGAAAGCCGAGAAGCCCAACCTGGTGACACAACTGGAATGGCGGGATCAAAATGGCAGAAAAATTGAGTCAATCAGGTCGAATCCCCTTTACACTTCG cCTCTAACCGGCGAGCCAGGGATTCTCCTAATCTTCGCCAGTCTGACGGAGAACCAGGGAGGCACTTACACTTGTCAGGCGAATTATGCTTCGGAAACGATTAGGGCAGAAGTTCCGGTCCGCACATATG ttgaTATTGATTTTGTGGACGCTCCGGAGTCCCAGTATCCAGTAGTTGGTACAGATTACACGGTAAAATGTAAAGTGATCGGTAACCCATCTCCAACAATTGACTGgaataaaaatggaataagTATAAAAACTACGGATAAATACATCGTGGACAACGATCAACTCCTGATCAGAAACGTAACTGAAGCAGACGATGGAGTGTACAAATGTACTGCTGTAGTTGTCGAAACTGGACGGATCAAAACAAGAGATATCAAG GTTGAGGTACAAGTGCcgccaaaaattgaaaaaatcgagAATCTCTCGGTAATAGAAGGTGTATCGGCTGAAGTCGTGTGCAAAGCTTATGGCAAACCGCCACCAACTTACACTTGGATCAAAGAGAAAACTCGCGAAAATCTCGAAGTAACCGACAGATTCGACGTGAAGAAGAACGAGGGCAAACTGATAATCAATCGAGTGGAATTCAACGACGACTCCATGTACAAGTGTACCGCCGAGAATCCCGCAGGCAGAGCAAgcgaaactgtaaaaataaatgttttggtCAAACCAAAAATTTACGAGCTCTTAAACGTGACTTCTCCGACTGGAAgcgaaacgaaattaatttgcaaAACTCAGGGTCGGCCACCACCGAAAGTTCTTTTCAAGAAAGTGGGCAGCCACCAACCATTTATCACAGGAAAGCAGTTGCTCGATAACCGAATTACAACGCAGCTGGAGACGTTCGATGACAAGGGGGAGGCTTTTGGAATTTTGAACATTAAGAATTTGAACAGATCAGATGATGGCTTATACGAATGTATTGCCGAGAATACAGCCGGAATCGCTTACAAAAATGGACATATCACTGTTGAATTTATGCCCAATTTCGACAGGTTCCAAACTCTGCCATCAGTTTGGAGCTGGAACGATCGACCCGGAAACTTATCTTGTATACCAGAAGCAATTCCAAATGCCACCATTGTTTGGAAATACAATAACATTATCGTCGACAGGAACAATTCTAATTTCCAGATTATAGGCAACGGTCCAGTTTCGAATTTGATTGTTTATCCATTTAACCAAGCTAGATTTTTCACTCAATACGAATGCGTTGCCACCAACAAACTTGGTACTAACTCGACAAAAATATGGTTGAAACAAGGTTTTGCTCCGAAGGAAATTAATCAGATCAGAGCTGATAAAATAACTGCGACATCTATTACCTTTAGCATCGTTCCTCCAAGCCTTTTCGACGGACTTCCCATCAGAACTTACACGGTTAGATACAAAATTGCGCAGGAGCTTTCCTGGGAAAATGCAATGAACCATACTTGGAGTAGTA ATTCACCGTACATTTTGGAGAATTTGTACCCTGAAGCAACCTATCACTTCACGTTTGCGGCAAGGAATGACGTCGGTATGGGTCCCTGGAGAAGCATTGAGGCAATTACGATGCCAAGAAGATCGGAACCATCGGAACCAAAAATTTTAGTTGAGGATCACAACCAGAACCAACAAGAAAATGCAGTAAATAGAGAAGACATCTACACCATTAGCCAATACGCTGATCATTATGAATTGAGATGGAACGTACCCAACGACAATGGGGATCCCATCCAACATTATCTTGTCAGATACTGCGAG aCGAACAAAATCAACGGTGAATGGAGGGACAGCGATTGTTCAGAGCAATTCACTCAATCAGTCAAGTACACCAGTTTTGAGTTGGACCACCTTAAACCGGACACAGTGTACAAAATCGAACTGAGGGCACACAATTCGATTGGTGACAGTTCGCCAGCAcaaatcaaaatcaaaacGGCACAAG GTCGCGATCCTGTGATTCCGGTGGAGAAACCAGCCATGAGCAGTGGTCTGATTGTGGGCATTGTCGTTGTGGCAGTACTAGTGGTGGTTCTTGTGGTCGATCTGACTTGTTTCTTCGTAAATAGGATGGGGATACTTGCCTGTATGTGTGCTTCTAAAACCAAACAACATGACGATGAGGATCCCAAACTTAGCAG TCTATACAGTTGGCGTTTTCCGCTGCCTTATTGCAGTTACAAAGCGGCACCGGCACATCCCAGCAGTCTCAACCTGCCCCAACCCATCAAACTGGTGCCCACACCCAC ggATGAAAGAGAACCCTTGAAGAGTGGTGAACCGGAGAGGCCAACAACAGTAGAATACGACGGAAAACACGTTTACACGAAATCTGGAGAAATAATAGGAAAGCATTCTGCTGTTTAA
- the LOC109608953 gene encoding fasciclin-2 isoform X3, which yields MRSPTFLLCLLAVCLTVAFAQDNPSLEIQPNSVIKAIGTSLALTCRPKAEKPNLVTQLEWRDQNGRKIESIRSNPLYTSPLTGEPGILLIFASLTENQGGTYTCQANYASETIRAEVPVRTYVDIDFVDAPESQYPVVGTDYTVKCKVIGNPSPTIDWNKNGISIKTTDKYIVDNDQLLIRNVTEADDGVYKCTAVVVETGRIKTRDIKVEVQVPPKIEKIENLSVIEGVSAEVVCKAYGKPPPTYTWIKEKTRENLEVTDRFDVKKNEGKLIINRVEFNDDSMYKCTAENPAGRASETVKINVLVKPKIYELLNVTSPTGSETKLICKTQGRPPPKVLFKKVGSHQPFITGKQLLDNRITTQLETFDDKGEAFGILNIKNLNRSDDGLYECIAENTAGIAYKNGHITVEFMPNFDRFQTLPSVWSWNDRPGNLSCIPEAIPNATIVWKYNNIIVDRNNSNFQIIGNGPVSNLIVYPFNQARFFTQYECVATNKLGTNSTKIWLKQGFAPKEINQIRADKITATSITFSIVPPSLFDGLPIRTYTVRYKIAQELSWENAMNHTWSSNSPYILENLYPEATYHFTFAARNDVGMGPWRSIEAITMPRRSEPSEPKILVEDHNQNQQENAVNREDIYTISQYADHYELRWNVPNDNGDPIQHYLVRYCETNKINGEWRDSDCSEQFTQSVKYTSFELDHLKPDTVYKIELRAHNSIGDSSPAQIKIKTAQGRDPVIPVEKPAMSSGLIVGIVVVAVLVVVLVVDLTCFFVNRMGILACMCASKTKQHDDEDPKLSSYKAAPAHPSSLNLPQPIKLVPTPTDEREPLKSGEPERPTTVEYDGKHVYTKSGEIIGKHSAV from the exons TGGCGTTTGCCCAGGACAATCCATCGTTGGAAATCCAACCGAATTCAGTGATCAAAGCAATTGGTACCAGTTTGGCTCTGACGTGCAGACCGAAAGCCGAGAAGCCCAACCTGGTGACACAACTGGAATGGCGGGATCAAAATGGCAGAAAAATTGAGTCAATCAGGTCGAATCCCCTTTACACTTCG cCTCTAACCGGCGAGCCAGGGATTCTCCTAATCTTCGCCAGTCTGACGGAGAACCAGGGAGGCACTTACACTTGTCAGGCGAATTATGCTTCGGAAACGATTAGGGCAGAAGTTCCGGTCCGCACATATG ttgaTATTGATTTTGTGGACGCTCCGGAGTCCCAGTATCCAGTAGTTGGTACAGATTACACGGTAAAATGTAAAGTGATCGGTAACCCATCTCCAACAATTGACTGgaataaaaatggaataagTATAAAAACTACGGATAAATACATCGTGGACAACGATCAACTCCTGATCAGAAACGTAACTGAAGCAGACGATGGAGTGTACAAATGTACTGCTGTAGTTGTCGAAACTGGACGGATCAAAACAAGAGATATCAAG GTTGAGGTACAAGTGCcgccaaaaattgaaaaaatcgagAATCTCTCGGTAATAGAAGGTGTATCGGCTGAAGTCGTGTGCAAAGCTTATGGCAAACCGCCACCAACTTACACTTGGATCAAAGAGAAAACTCGCGAAAATCTCGAAGTAACCGACAGATTCGACGTGAAGAAGAACGAGGGCAAACTGATAATCAATCGAGTGGAATTCAACGACGACTCCATGTACAAGTGTACCGCCGAGAATCCCGCAGGCAGAGCAAgcgaaactgtaaaaataaatgttttggtCAAACCAAAAATTTACGAGCTCTTAAACGTGACTTCTCCGACTGGAAgcgaaacgaaattaatttgcaaAACTCAGGGTCGGCCACCACCGAAAGTTCTTTTCAAGAAAGTGGGCAGCCACCAACCATTTATCACAGGAAAGCAGTTGCTCGATAACCGAATTACAACGCAGCTGGAGACGTTCGATGACAAGGGGGAGGCTTTTGGAATTTTGAACATTAAGAATTTGAACAGATCAGATGATGGCTTATACGAATGTATTGCCGAGAATACAGCCGGAATCGCTTACAAAAATGGACATATCACTGTTGAATTTATGCCCAATTTCGACAGGTTCCAAACTCTGCCATCAGTTTGGAGCTGGAACGATCGACCCGGAAACTTATCTTGTATACCAGAAGCAATTCCAAATGCCACCATTGTTTGGAAATACAATAACATTATCGTCGACAGGAACAATTCTAATTTCCAGATTATAGGCAACGGTCCAGTTTCGAATTTGATTGTTTATCCATTTAACCAAGCTAGATTTTTCACTCAATACGAATGCGTTGCCACCAACAAACTTGGTACTAACTCGACAAAAATATGGTTGAAACAAGGTTTTGCTCCGAAGGAAATTAATCAGATCAGAGCTGATAAAATAACTGCGACATCTATTACCTTTAGCATCGTTCCTCCAAGCCTTTTCGACGGACTTCCCATCAGAACTTACACGGTTAGATACAAAATTGCGCAGGAGCTTTCCTGGGAAAATGCAATGAACCATACTTGGAGTAGTA ATTCACCGTACATTTTGGAGAATTTGTACCCTGAAGCAACCTATCACTTCACGTTTGCGGCAAGGAATGACGTCGGTATGGGTCCCTGGAGAAGCATTGAGGCAATTACGATGCCAAGAAGATCGGAACCATCGGAACCAAAAATTTTAGTTGAGGATCACAACCAGAACCAACAAGAAAATGCAGTAAATAGAGAAGACATCTACACCATTAGCCAATACGCTGATCATTATGAATTGAGATGGAACGTACCCAACGACAATGGGGATCCCATCCAACATTATCTTGTCAGATACTGCGAG aCGAACAAAATCAACGGTGAATGGAGGGACAGCGATTGTTCAGAGCAATTCACTCAATCAGTCAAGTACACCAGTTTTGAGTTGGACCACCTTAAACCGGACACAGTGTACAAAATCGAACTGAGGGCACACAATTCGATTGGTGACAGTTCGCCAGCAcaaatcaaaatcaaaacGGCACAAG GTCGCGATCCTGTGATTCCGGTGGAGAAACCAGCCATGAGCAGTGGTCTGATTGTGGGCATTGTCGTTGTGGCAGTACTAGTGGTGGTTCTTGTGGTCGATCTGACTTGTTTCTTCGTAAATAGGATGGGGATACTTGCCTGTATGTGTGCTTCTAAAACCAAACAACATGACGATGAGGATCCCAAACTTAGCAG TTACAAAGCGGCACCGGCACATCCCAGCAGTCTCAACCTGCCCCAACCCATCAAACTGGTGCCCACACCCAC ggATGAAAGAGAACCCTTGAAGAGTGGTGAACCGGAGAGGCCAACAACAGTAGAATACGACGGAAAACACGTTTACACGAAATCTGGAGAAATAATAGGAAAGCATTCTGCTGTTTAA
- the LOC109608953 gene encoding fasciclin-2 isoform X4, which produces MRSPTFLLCLLAVCLTVAFAQDNPSLEIQPNSVIKAIGTSLALTCRPKAEKPNLVTQLEWRDQNGRKIESIRSNPLYTSPLTGEPGILLIFASLTENQGGTYTCQANYASETIRAEVPVRTYVDIDFVDAPESQYPVVGTDYTVKCKVIGNPSPTIDWNKNGISIKTTDKYIVDNDQLLIRNVTEADDGVYKCTAVVVETGRIKTRDIKVEVQVPPKIEKIENLSVIEGVSAEVVCKAYGKPPPTYTWIKEKTRENLEVTDRFDVKKNEGKLIINRVEFNDDSMYKCTAENPAGRASETVKINVLVKPKIYELLNVTSPTGSETKLICKTQGRPPPKVLFKKVGSHQPFITGKQLLDNRITTQLETFDDKGEAFGILNIKNLNRSDDGLYECIAENTAGIAYKNGHITVEFMPNFDRFQTLPSVWSWNDRPGNLSCIPEAIPNATIVWKYNNIIVDRNNSNFQIIGNGPVSNLIVYPFNQARFFTQYECVATNKLGTNSTKIWLKQGFAPKEINQIRADKITATSITFSIVPPSLFDGLPIRTYTVRYKIAQELSWENAMNHTWSSNSPYILENLYPEATYHFTFAARNDVGMGPWRSIEAITMPRRSEPSEPKILVEDHNQNQQENAVNREDIYTISQYADHYELRWNVPNDNGDPIQHYLVRYCETNKINGEWRDSDCSEQFTQSVKYTSFELDHLKPDTVYKIELRAHNSIGDSSPAQIKIKTAQGRDPVIPVEKPAMSSGLIVGIVVVAVLVVVLVVDLTCFFVNRMGILACMCASKTKQHDDEDPKLSRDEREPLKSGEPERPTTVEYDGKHVYTKSGEIIGKHSAV; this is translated from the exons TGGCGTTTGCCCAGGACAATCCATCGTTGGAAATCCAACCGAATTCAGTGATCAAAGCAATTGGTACCAGTTTGGCTCTGACGTGCAGACCGAAAGCCGAGAAGCCCAACCTGGTGACACAACTGGAATGGCGGGATCAAAATGGCAGAAAAATTGAGTCAATCAGGTCGAATCCCCTTTACACTTCG cCTCTAACCGGCGAGCCAGGGATTCTCCTAATCTTCGCCAGTCTGACGGAGAACCAGGGAGGCACTTACACTTGTCAGGCGAATTATGCTTCGGAAACGATTAGGGCAGAAGTTCCGGTCCGCACATATG ttgaTATTGATTTTGTGGACGCTCCGGAGTCCCAGTATCCAGTAGTTGGTACAGATTACACGGTAAAATGTAAAGTGATCGGTAACCCATCTCCAACAATTGACTGgaataaaaatggaataagTATAAAAACTACGGATAAATACATCGTGGACAACGATCAACTCCTGATCAGAAACGTAACTGAAGCAGACGATGGAGTGTACAAATGTACTGCTGTAGTTGTCGAAACTGGACGGATCAAAACAAGAGATATCAAG GTTGAGGTACAAGTGCcgccaaaaattgaaaaaatcgagAATCTCTCGGTAATAGAAGGTGTATCGGCTGAAGTCGTGTGCAAAGCTTATGGCAAACCGCCACCAACTTACACTTGGATCAAAGAGAAAACTCGCGAAAATCTCGAAGTAACCGACAGATTCGACGTGAAGAAGAACGAGGGCAAACTGATAATCAATCGAGTGGAATTCAACGACGACTCCATGTACAAGTGTACCGCCGAGAATCCCGCAGGCAGAGCAAgcgaaactgtaaaaataaatgttttggtCAAACCAAAAATTTACGAGCTCTTAAACGTGACTTCTCCGACTGGAAgcgaaacgaaattaatttgcaaAACTCAGGGTCGGCCACCACCGAAAGTTCTTTTCAAGAAAGTGGGCAGCCACCAACCATTTATCACAGGAAAGCAGTTGCTCGATAACCGAATTACAACGCAGCTGGAGACGTTCGATGACAAGGGGGAGGCTTTTGGAATTTTGAACATTAAGAATTTGAACAGATCAGATGATGGCTTATACGAATGTATTGCCGAGAATACAGCCGGAATCGCTTACAAAAATGGACATATCACTGTTGAATTTATGCCCAATTTCGACAGGTTCCAAACTCTGCCATCAGTTTGGAGCTGGAACGATCGACCCGGAAACTTATCTTGTATACCAGAAGCAATTCCAAATGCCACCATTGTTTGGAAATACAATAACATTATCGTCGACAGGAACAATTCTAATTTCCAGATTATAGGCAACGGTCCAGTTTCGAATTTGATTGTTTATCCATTTAACCAAGCTAGATTTTTCACTCAATACGAATGCGTTGCCACCAACAAACTTGGTACTAACTCGACAAAAATATGGTTGAAACAAGGTTTTGCTCCGAAGGAAATTAATCAGATCAGAGCTGATAAAATAACTGCGACATCTATTACCTTTAGCATCGTTCCTCCAAGCCTTTTCGACGGACTTCCCATCAGAACTTACACGGTTAGATACAAAATTGCGCAGGAGCTTTCCTGGGAAAATGCAATGAACCATACTTGGAGTAGTA ATTCACCGTACATTTTGGAGAATTTGTACCCTGAAGCAACCTATCACTTCACGTTTGCGGCAAGGAATGACGTCGGTATGGGTCCCTGGAGAAGCATTGAGGCAATTACGATGCCAAGAAGATCGGAACCATCGGAACCAAAAATTTTAGTTGAGGATCACAACCAGAACCAACAAGAAAATGCAGTAAATAGAGAAGACATCTACACCATTAGCCAATACGCTGATCATTATGAATTGAGATGGAACGTACCCAACGACAATGGGGATCCCATCCAACATTATCTTGTCAGATACTGCGAG aCGAACAAAATCAACGGTGAATGGAGGGACAGCGATTGTTCAGAGCAATTCACTCAATCAGTCAAGTACACCAGTTTTGAGTTGGACCACCTTAAACCGGACACAGTGTACAAAATCGAACTGAGGGCACACAATTCGATTGGTGACAGTTCGCCAGCAcaaatcaaaatcaaaacGGCACAAG GTCGCGATCCTGTGATTCCGGTGGAGAAACCAGCCATGAGCAGTGGTCTGATTGTGGGCATTGTCGTTGTGGCAGTACTAGTGGTGGTTCTTGTGGTCGATCTGACTTGTTTCTTCGTAAATAGGATGGGGATACTTGCCTGTATGTGTGCTTCTAAAACCAAACAACATGACGATGAGGATCCCAAACTTAGCAG ggATGAAAGAGAACCCTTGAAGAGTGGTGAACCGGAGAGGCCAACAACAGTAGAATACGACGGAAAACACGTTTACACGAAATCTGGAGAAATAATAGGAAAGCATTCTGCTGTTTAA